Within Deinobacterium chartae, the genomic segment CCTGCTCGAGCGCGGGGACTGGACGGCCGCGCAGGAGGGGATCGTGTGGTCGCTGCGCCTGCCGCGCGCGCTGCTGGCGGCGGTGGTGGGCGCGGGCCTCGCGGTGGCCGGCTGCGTGATGCAGGCTCTGGTGCGCAACCCGCTCGCGGATCCGTACCTGCTGGGCGTATCCAGCGGCGCGTCGGCGGGCGCGGTGCTGGCGTTGTCGGGCGGCGCGCTGTTGACCCTGGGGGCCTACCGCGTGCCGCTGTTCGCTTTTGCGGGCGCGCTGCTGAGCCTGGGGGTCGTGTTCGCGCTGGCCCGCAGCGGGGGCAGCCTGACGCCCACGCGGCTGGTGCTGTCCGGGGTTGCGGTCGCCTACCTGTTCTCGGGCCTGACCAGCCTGCTGACCCTGACCGCGCCGGACCGTGAGCTGGCGCGCTCCGCACTGGCGTGGACGCTCGGAAGTCTGGCGGGAACGCGCTGGCAGGATCTGGGGTTGCCCGCCCTGACCGTGGCGCTGTGCACCGTGGGCCTGCTCGGCCAGGCGCGGGTGCTCAATGCCCTGGCTTTCGGAGACGAGACGGCCACCACGCTGGGCGTTCCGGTGCGGGTGCTGCGGCGCGCGTTGCTGGCGGGCGTTTCGCTGCTCGCTGCGGTCACCGTCTCGGTCAGCGGAGCCGTCGGTTTCGTGGGCCTGATGCTGCCGCACATGCTGCGCCTGCTGGTGGGGGCGGACCACCGCCGGGTGCTGCCGCTCTCGGCGCTGGGCGGCGCGCTGTTTCTGGTGCTGGTGGACCTGCTGGCCCGCACGGCCTTTGCGCCCACCGAACTGCCGCTGGGCGTGATCACCAGCCTGCTGGGGGCTCCGTTTTTTCTGTGGCTGCTCTCGGCGCGGGAGGGGCGCGCGTGACGCTCACCGCGCGGGATCTGCGGGTCGAGGTGGGCGGGCGCGTGCTGCTCGAGGGGGTTTCGCTGGACCTCGGGGTACCAGGCCTGCTGGGCCTGCTCGGCCCGAACGGGGCCGGGAAGTCCACGCTGCTGCGCGTGCTGTACCGCGCGCTGCGTCCGCAGCGCGGCGCGGTGCTGCTCGAGGGGCGGGACCTGTGGGGCCATGCGGCGCGCGAGGTGGCGCGCCGCATGGCCGTCGTGACCCAGGAGCGCCCTTTGGGGCACGCTTTCACCGTGTACGAGGTGGTGATGACCGGACGCCTGCCGCACCAGGGGCCCTGGACGCGCACCCGCGCGGCCGATCACGCTGCGGTCGCGCAGGCACTCGCGCGCCTGGGCCTCGAGGCGCACGCGCACCGGACCTTCGAGTCGCTTTCCGGGGGCGAGAAGCAGCGCGCGCTGATCGCGCGGGCGCTGGCGCAGGGCGCGCGGCTGCTGCTGCTCGACGAACCCACCAACCACCTCGACGTGCGCTACCAGCTCGAGGTGCTGTCGTGCCTGCGCGACCTCGAGGTGCCGGTGCTGGTGGCGCTGCACGACCTGAACCTCGCCGCGATGTACTGCCGTGAACTGCTGCTGCTCGAGGGGGGACGGGTGGTGGCGGCCGGGACTCCCGAGCGGGTGCTGACCCCCGAGGGCATCGGCAGGGTCTATGGGGTGCGGGCCGAGGTGGCCGTGCATCCAGCGGACGGGCGGCTGCGGGTGGTCTTTTTAGGCTGAGCGCGGGCTTTTGCAGGTCCGGGCGGGCAGCAGGATAAAGAAATAATTATTTCACAATCCTGGCTCACGCTTT encodes:
- a CDS encoding ATP-binding cassette domain-containing protein gives rise to the protein MTLTARDLRVEVGGRVLLEGVSLDLGVPGLLGLLGPNGAGKSTLLRVLYRALRPQRGAVLLEGRDLWGHAAREVARRMAVVTQERPLGHAFTVYEVVMTGRLPHQGPWTRTRAADHAAVAQALARLGLEAHAHRTFESLSGGEKQRALIARALAQGARLLLLDEPTNHLDVRYQLEVLSCLRDLEVPVLVALHDLNLAAMYCRELLLLEGGRVVAAGTPERVLTPEGIGRVYGVRAEVAVHPADGRLRVVFLG
- a CDS encoding FecCD family ABC transporter permease, with product MTAAPASTVPAAARRVRLAGWLLPALLLLALTLSVMLGPVALEPGTVWGVVLHRLGLLERGDWTAAQEGIVWSLRLPRALLAAVVGAGLAVAGCVMQALVRNPLADPYLLGVSSGASAGAVLALSGGALLTLGAYRVPLFAFAGALLSLGVVFALARSGGSLTPTRLVLSGVAVAYLFSGLTSLLTLTAPDRELARSALAWTLGSLAGTRWQDLGLPALTVALCTVGLLGQARVLNALAFGDETATTLGVPVRVLRRALLAGVSLLAAVTVSVSGAVGFVGLMLPHMLRLLVGADHRRVLPLSALGGALFLVLVDLLARTAFAPTELPLGVITSLLGAPFFLWLLSAREGRA